One Kineococcus aurantiacus genomic window carries:
- a CDS encoding AIM24 family protein yields MTLDVQLVGSTTQMAVVTLRPGQTVYCEAGKFLFSSGDVVMETKLSAPSDPGGAGGGLGGLLRGAANAGKRVLAGESFAFQHFHTPGGDGLLGLAGVLPGEMRVIELDGRTTWFAEKDAFVAAEAGVHFDIAFSGFGQGLMGGEGFILEKFTGRGSLMIAGAGDFIDINPADYGGTIRVDTGCIVAWDDQITYGVETVGRLNRQGIVNAVLGGEGLTLATLRGNGRVILQSVTIEAFAKALVKNSAKPDQQGFGALGGLFSGSRD; encoded by the coding sequence ATGACCCTCGACGTGCAGCTCGTCGGCTCCACGACCCAGATGGCCGTGGTGACCCTGCGCCCCGGCCAGACGGTCTACTGCGAGGCGGGCAAGTTCCTGTTCTCCTCCGGGGACGTCGTCATGGAGACGAAGCTGTCGGCGCCCAGCGACCCCGGCGGGGCGGGCGGCGGGCTGGGCGGCCTGCTGCGCGGCGCGGCCAACGCCGGGAAGCGGGTGCTGGCGGGGGAGTCGTTCGCCTTCCAGCACTTCCACACCCCCGGCGGGGACGGCCTGCTGGGCCTGGCGGGCGTCCTGCCCGGGGAGATGCGGGTGATCGAGCTCGACGGCCGCACGACGTGGTTCGCCGAGAAGGACGCCTTCGTGGCCGCCGAGGCCGGGGTCCACTTCGACATCGCCTTCTCCGGCTTCGGGCAGGGGCTCATGGGCGGGGAGGGCTTCATCCTGGAGAAGTTCACCGGCCGCGGGTCGCTCATGATCGCCGGGGCCGGCGACTTCATCGACATCAACCCCGCCGACTACGGCGGCACGATCCGCGTCGACACCGGCTGCATCGTGGCCTGGGACGACCAGATCACCTACGGCGTCGAGACGGTGGGACGGCTCAACCGGCAGGGGATCGTGAACGCCGTCCTCGGCGGGGAGGGGCTGACGCTGGCCACGCTGCGCGGCAACGGGCGCGTCATCCTGCAGTCGGTCACGATCGAGGCCTTCGCCAAGGCCCTCGTCAAGAACAGCGCCAAACCCGACCAGCAGGGGTTCGGCGCGCTCGGCGGTCTGTTCTCGGGTTCGCGGGACTGA
- a CDS encoding TerD family protein, with protein sequence MAVSLTKGQKLSLSKTGGGELTRVFMGLGWDAVAKGLFRKRSVDIDLDASCLLFDARGKLVDEVWFQQLRSKDGSVTHSGDNLTGEGEGDDEVIFVDLPAVPANVATLVFTVSSFTGQDFSQVRNAVCRVVDAAQPQQVELARYELSDSGPHTAQIMAKLTREGSGWAVTAIGAPANGRHLRDLRDAVAQHL encoded by the coding sequence GTGGCCGTCAGCCTGACCAAGGGCCAGAAGCTGTCGCTGAGCAAGACCGGCGGCGGCGAGCTCACCCGCGTCTTCATGGGCCTGGGCTGGGACGCCGTGGCCAAGGGCCTGTTCCGCAAGCGGAGCGTCGACATCGACCTCGACGCCAGCTGCCTGCTCTTCGACGCGCGCGGGAAGCTCGTCGACGAGGTGTGGTTCCAGCAGCTGCGCAGCAAGGACGGCTCGGTCACGCACTCCGGCGACAACCTCACCGGGGAGGGCGAGGGCGACGACGAGGTGATCTTCGTCGACCTGCCCGCCGTCCCCGCGAACGTCGCCACCCTCGTCTTCACCGTCTCCAGCTTCACCGGCCAGGACTTCTCCCAGGTCCGCAACGCCGTCTGCCGGGTCGTGGACGCCGCGCAGCCGCAGCAGGTCGAGCTCGCCCGCTACGAGCTGTCCGACTCCGGGCCGCACACCGCGCAGATCATGGCCAAGCTCACCCGAGAGGGCTCCGGCTGGGCCGTCACCGCCATCGGCGCGCCCGCGAACGGCCGCCACCTCCGCGACCTGCGCGACGCCGTCGCGCAGCACCTGTAG
- a CDS encoding TerD family protein: MGVSLSKGGNVSLSKEAPGMTKAVIGLGWDANTFTGSEFDLDAQAIMVGANGKVPSDGYFVFFNQLKSPEGSVEHTGDNRTGEGDGDDEKINVDLSAVPAEIDKIVFTVAIYDADTRKQSFGQVRNAFIRVVNAEGGTEVARYDLSEDASTETAMVFGELYRNGSDWKFRAVGQGYADGLRGIATDFGVSV; encoded by the coding sequence ATGGGCGTCAGCCTCAGCAAGGGCGGCAACGTCTCCCTGTCCAAGGAAGCCCCGGGGATGACCAAGGCCGTCATCGGCCTGGGCTGGGACGCGAACACCTTCACCGGCTCGGAGTTCGACCTGGACGCGCAGGCCATCATGGTCGGCGCCAACGGCAAGGTCCCCAGCGACGGGTACTTCGTCTTCTTCAACCAGCTGAAGTCCCCCGAGGGCTCCGTCGAGCACACCGGCGACAACCGCACCGGTGAGGGCGACGGCGACGACGAGAAGATCAACGTCGACCTGTCCGCCGTCCCGGCCGAGATCGACAAGATCGTCTTCACCGTCGCCATCTACGACGCCGACACCCGCAAGCAGTCCTTCGGCCAGGTCCGCAACGCCTTCATCCGCGTCGTGAACGCCGAGGGCGGCACCGAGGTCGCGCGCTACGACCTGTCCGAGGACGCCTCCACCGAGACCGCCATGGTCTTCGGCGAGCTGTACCGCAACGGCAGCGACTGGAAGTTCCGCGCCGTCGGCCAGGGCTACGCCGACGGTCTGCGCGGCATCGCGACCGACTTCGGCGTCAGCGTCTGA
- a CDS encoding DUF475 domain-containing protein, whose protein sequence is MILKTYRWSFVVTAVGLVLAAWYGLSAHLGIGQAIALVLILSILEISLSFDNAVVNATILERMSDFWRKIFLSVGIIVAVFGMRLIFPIVLVCVTAGLSPAEVIRLALAGGDPETPGTYGYELHEAHPTIAAFGGMFLLMLFLNFIFGEKEHHWIGPLERLLEKVGKLEYVQVIVAGAVLLIVAESFATEHGRTVLASGLAGIVTYLLVNGLGELFNVEEHLEHGEHHEEGAPARSNGPTPVARATGKAAFFLFLYLEVLDASFSFDGVIGAFAITSDPVIIAIGLGVGAMYIRSMTVHLVEEGTLAQYPYLENGALWAIGALAAILLISIEIEIPEVVTGLIGLAFIVASLISSIRYNRAHPEEAHAETAAAHS, encoded by the coding sequence GTGATCCTCAAGACCTACCGCTGGTCGTTCGTCGTGACCGCCGTGGGCCTCGTGCTCGCAGCCTGGTACGGCCTGTCGGCCCACCTGGGCATCGGCCAGGCGATCGCCCTCGTGCTCATCCTCTCGATCCTCGAGATCAGCCTGTCCTTCGACAACGCCGTGGTGAACGCCACCATCCTGGAACGGATGAGCGACTTCTGGCGGAAGATCTTCCTCTCCGTCGGCATCATCGTCGCCGTCTTCGGCATGCGGCTGATCTTCCCCATCGTCCTGGTCTGCGTGACCGCCGGTCTCAGCCCCGCCGAGGTCATCCGCCTCGCGCTGGCCGGCGGGGACCCCGAGACCCCCGGCACCTACGGCTACGAGCTGCACGAGGCGCACCCGACCATCGCCGCCTTCGGCGGGATGTTCCTGCTCATGCTCTTCCTGAACTTCATCTTCGGGGAGAAGGAGCACCACTGGATCGGGCCCCTGGAGCGGCTGCTGGAGAAGGTCGGCAAGCTCGAGTACGTCCAGGTCATCGTCGCCGGCGCCGTGCTGCTGATCGTCGCCGAGAGCTTCGCCACCGAGCACGGCCGCACCGTCCTGGCCTCCGGCCTGGCCGGCATCGTCACGTACCTGCTGGTCAACGGGCTCGGTGAGCTGTTCAACGTCGAGGAGCACCTCGAGCACGGCGAGCACCACGAGGAGGGCGCGCCCGCCCGGTCCAACGGCCCGACGCCCGTGGCCCGGGCCACGGGCAAGGCGGCGTTCTTCCTCTTCCTCTACCTGGAGGTCCTCGACGCCTCGTTCTCCTTCGACGGCGTCATCGGTGCCTTCGCCATCACCTCCGACCCGGTGATCATCGCGATCGGGCTGGGCGTGGGGGCGATGTACATCCGGTCCATGACCGTCCACCTCGTCGAGGAGGGCACCCTGGCCCAGTACCCGTACCTGGAGAACGGTGCGCTCTGGGCGATCGGCGCGCTGGCCGCCATCCTGCTCATCAGCATCGAGATCGAGATCCCCGAGGTCGTCACCGGCCTCATCGGCCTGGCCTTCATCGTGGCCTCGCTCATCAGCTCCATCCGGTACAACCGGGCCCACCCGGAGGAGGCGCACGCCGAGACGGCGGCCGCCCACAGCTGA